The sequence GGTTTTACAAAGAAGACATTATTCTTAGATGTTCTTGTGTAAAAACAGCACACcaaaaaaagtgactaaagacAGCTAGGCTAGGTGATTCTTGAGATGTTTGCTGTGCTTTTTGGTCAAACACTGACCTCTCCTCCCCAAATATCTCAGAAGAACTGAGCTTTACCACATCACAAAATCGTTTCAGACCAGaagatttccatttttaaaccagcCGACATCTCATATTAGTGAGGAAAATTTACAATTTCTCAACATTTGAAGCTTTTCTGTCTCATGTGAATAGCCATGTGTTCTATCAAATCTGTGCTATGGGTAAAAATTTCACTACAGTGAgtgcagctgaagggtttcccTCCTGTGTGGGTTCTCATGTGAGctgtaagtttattttttgtgtaaaaactttttCCACACTTGGAGCAGCTGAAGTGTCTCTGTTTTGTGTGAACTAACATGTGTTTGATCAGATTTGTAGTCCATGTAAACTTTTTTCTACACTTTGGGCAGCTGAGTGGTTTCTCTCCTTTGTGGCTATGCATGTGATATGTAAGGCAATTTTCTGTGTGAAAGCTCTTTCCacattcagagcagctgaagggtttctctcctatGTGACTTCTCATGTCATCTCTAAGATGACCTTTGTGATTAAATCTTTGATTTCTGATGTTTTCCTCTGAGTTTGAACCAGGCTGGTTTTCTGTTGTCTTCTCCCAGTGatcactgtcatcagtctcagatTCAGAAGAGTCTTTAGTCTTAACCTCAGACTCGGGTTGTAAATTTCTCTCTGGATCACAGTGCCTTGCAGCTCCTGGTTCTCCACAGCCTTCCCTGTCACAATCTGTTTCCATTCCTTCAGTTTGTGTTTGATGAAGCTGTGAGGACTGAGTGttatcttcatcatcttcaacATCTTCACTCTTTACAGGGACAGGGGAAAGAGTAAATTTGTTGATATCTCCCTCCTCTGTCCCTTGAAGTTGCTGTCCCTCCTGACTCCTCCTCTGTTCCTCCAGTTCCTCTTTAATGACAATCTCCTGATTCAGACTGGAGCTCCTCGCCTGCTGCTTTTCATGGGAAACCTCTTCTTGACTCACTGAAAGCTGCTGGGCCTCCacaggaaaaactaaaatacagaaacacacattGCATCTTAATTACAAAGATAAGGGAACAGACTTCTTTTTTGTTCATGTTACTGCCatgtcctgttttattttgtttctctgattgtcTCTGTCTTCCAGATCCTCCTACTTGTGTTTCATGCCTTCTGTGTTAGCCCCACTCCTTATTTTCTGAACCTCATTATCACCTGCTGGTGTTTCCTGTCCAACTTTTACAGCTCCTCATGTTAGATCTTGTGTAGTGTTCTTTATCTGTTTAGTCATATTGATGACCTCTCAGCTGGGCAGTGTGAAGAATATCCATCGTCATTTAGTGGAACCAGGAGCTCTGAATCAGATATTGTAAAGTATAACatgaaaaatgccaaaaacaacTTGAAAAAGGAACTAAGGATGCCAAGCTCTCACTCACTGCTGGTCCTAtgtacaaagaaaaagaaataaaaatgtgtttatagcTGTacactttaaaacatgttttgggATTGTTTATTATGCTATATCGCTGGTTttgaaaattattaaaaactACAAAGTAAGAAAGGGAAATTCGGCAACACcttgtgtttcatttttctgaAACTAAGTCTTATTACACAGAGATATTACCAATTAGTCCATTTTAAGAGCTTATCACTGAAAAAATACGCTCCATGGGCTTGCAcatgacattacattttaaaacagtaaacatTTCTCTGAggcagcaaaaaataaaataaacattttatttccccCGTGTTGCTGGGCCCttgaaagctttcccctttatccaCTTATGGGCGCCCATGCATCAAGGAAGGtgaatgttttgtcttttatttttttcaggagcATGCATTTCTAGAGTTCTGAagatcagtgttcattttggcagctatttttaattttagtcatttctatcctttttagttttagtctagtttaagtcgacGAAAAcgcaaaacattttagtctagttttattccataaaaagtccttccattttagtctttacttttagtccaagcatttattctcctgcttaaatctggtaccaaatcatggtagtgtgttctctgcactctgctaaacctggggtccctcaGAGGCTGAGGAGATACAGATGcgttgtttttttgacagatttaccaccagtagagaaatatcatggattttgaatgtccaacgcAAACTACATTAtcttttagtcttgttttaatctaagtttagtttttgtcagtttttgtcatcacagatctatctttgttagtcttagtctagtttttgtcatggaaaaaaaaggctgtcgacgaatagttttagtcgatgaaattaacactgctgctggtgttgttgatgttatttgttgtgtttgctTCCACACATTTGCAAACcgtcttttttaaatgtttcatactAACAAAGTTATAATTATGATCAAATGTAAAATACTAATCAGAGGATGAAATATGGTGACAACTTTTATGTGATCAtcttaatgtttaattttaaagctCATCGTTGTCTTCATACTGAGTAgtaaaaactagggatgcaggatattagTGGCTAATATATCTGTATTGGCAGGTATCaaaatttttgcagatatttacatctgacaTTTTGGCTGTGCATAGCAGCATGTATCAACTGTAAAATCTGGCCATAAATACTAATGAAGTGGAGTTTAGGCTGAaacaacagacctatgtcaggtgagatctttttctttattcgttctcattctttaaactttaaccccttaaagcctgttgtatcatatttaatacatacttttatgatacctctatctaatcaatatgatcataaattactaaaaaaaaccttctgaatacaatctgataaataataaaaatacaagtggattatcagttaccaaaaacatctgatgtatcaaatgagatattaaaatatatatgtaaaattttatggacattttgattttttggatttcagtagaaagtgaaataaacatttcagttccaaaaaaaaaaaaaaaaaaaaatagaatattctagctataatttgtgttttcagactttaatgggttaaagtgtgttttaagaaaaaaaaaagtttatttttttcatcctcaaacctaaaaAGGACGTGTTAAAAGGACGAAATTTTTAGtcatgtaaaacatatttaaacatcggtatcagctaaaatgaatctataaatatcggcatatcgggTATcggaaaaaaatccaacatagtgcatccctagtaaaaCACTTCACGTATCCTCAATGAAAAGTAAGAAAGCATTTCCTCCTGTTAACATCTAAACAGGATATATTTAATGCCAGCTGAGACTGTAAGAATGAAACTATACACACCTGTTCTGTATATCTGTACTTCCGGGTTTGAAACAGCGTCCAGTAGTTTCTGTTGTCGATGGTTTTCCTCTTTAGATGCTCTCAGCTGCTCCTCGTACTCTGCCATCGTTTTTTCAATCAGCTCAAAAACCTCTTCAACAGCGGCATTCAGCCTCTGGTTCACTAAAGATCTCAGCATGTGAGCTTTAGACATTTTACTTGATAATCGACTttaactgcacaaaaacagcgAAAGTCCGTGGATTTAGGAACAcgggaaataaaaacagtctcTATTCCCTCTAGGCCTGTAAAGCTCCCTCGCTGTCTTCTGAAAAGCTAACAGTTTCCGCtaactttgattaaaaaatctaCTCAAACAAACAGTTTAAATATAGTCCACTCTGATACGTTCACCCTTAAAAACAGGCCAGATGTATCTTCTAGCGAACTACTCTGTTAGCTATCAGCTACATTCTTCTTCTTCGGTTTAACAGCAGCTTTGTTACTCCATGTCGCACTGCTGCCATCTAGCGGTGGTGATCACCTCCTACAGTTTCTCAGCTCTACCTGCAGTTTTTGAAAATGGAATTAAGTACAGTAGAGGGAATACTGCAGTGGTGTAATAGCCTGCACTGGTggtttattcacattttttaacttgCCCAGCAAAGAATAACCACCATATATGATAGACAAAAGCACATACAGGTGcatcaaaaaaaacaaaaaaacaaaaaagataagtttaaaggctcacaatctgagagaGGTAAATTTATtggttcaaaaaggtcaaaacacgaaattgaaattaaaaataaatgcttttaaaggcaaatatattagaaagaaatcaaatcatgagtttaaaaggtcaaagtatgaaataaaatttgtaatcatgaaattaaaagtcaaaatatgattcaaaattttaaattgtgagtctaaaaggtcaaactatgggattctGATTATGAAAACacagtttggagttgaaaatatgaggtaaaatacaaaataaatgcttaaaaattatcattgtgaatcttaaagctcacaAAATTATaagagaagtcaaaattatgagtttaaatctcaaggtatgaaataaaaagtcaaaatcctcattttgagatgttgaattgaaaatgtgaaataaaacccaaattaatttcttttcccacattcttgacttctcatctgaatatttttactctttactttttcagattttgtgacttaacgatatcttaaatcatcaaggataagtttccatttttacacttgaggaaatctgcagacctcagactgatgggccagttataacagaataTATATAACAGAGATCATCTCATGGGCctgatttaactgttccacaggccggatatggcccccaggccttgagtttgacatctgtGCTCTAGGGGTTTCAGACCCACCTGTGCGTTTTGTTTACATctacttttgcttttaaaaatatctttattttaccctttctcaaaagaaatataaagaaatTGCAAAACAGGGTTATTTTCTCAGGCTGTGTGGAGGTGAAAGGTTTAATTTATCAAAGTTGTGAGAGGGAcacaacattacattttacaGAGTTGAGAGACTGATTTACAAATGATTGAAGTCAAAAGGGAGAGAGATTTGTTAATCAATAAGAGGTTTATTCCtataacaaaattaaagataggaaattgtggaacaattaaGGAAATCAACAACTCTACAAACATATAGCATCCAGATccatttttcagtaactttgTTAATCAATCAATAGTTTATAAATAACATTGTTGAACACGTAAGAAGAGCTTAGATAAACACCCATCCCATTaacttaaaaatattattttcttatgaaaaaaatgaagtcatTTAGTTATCAGATTACATTTCAAAACAGCAAATGTTAGACTTTCACAGTGTATTGTAAAAGGGACATTAGGATCCACTACTTTCACCATCCAAGTTAATCTTTCATCACGAACACTGAAACTAAACAGTTTCTTCCCTGTGTGGATAACCAAGTTTTCGTTGAGCCTGGCACACGCTTCAAGATTTCTAAAACTGATTATGAAAGAGTGAGAGACTCCGCACATGACTACAGATAATGAGACTTACCCATTTATAGCATGTGTTCAAACAAGACATGACCGTCATGGCGCAGCACCCACTAACATTCATTCCCCAACATCTAGAGTCGCAAAACGTGAAATCTTGAAGGTCAAACATGACTTTTAAGTAACAATCTAAATGTGGCTGGCTTTTGGTACCTGATACAactatttcagaagcaatttcAGTccatctcctctctttctcagtTGGATTGTGGTACATTTCACATGACATGTTGTTTAAACACACTTTGTTGCCACAAATTAACCAGTTCCATTTCTAACTTTCCAATGTTCATTATTGTCACCTTGTTCCTTGTCAGTCAGtctgcttcctgattggctatcatTTTGTTGAATGTAACAGATTAATGCTTGGTCATTCTCAGTGTTCCCCCCACAGAACAGGATTTCTGACCATAAATATCAAGTGTTCAGTGATTGGGATTTCTAACTGAGGGAACTCCGATCATCTTCCAGGCTGACCAGGGAGGATAAAATCACTTTTACCACACCTAACACCACAGAAAAATCTGATAAGACAATCTTCAGATAAtcgggcctttgctgacttcCTTTGGAATAGGAGCATGGTGACTAAAATCAGCACGATTGTGTTGTGCATTGTATCCCATCTTAGATGAACCAGATGAGAATAACATATCACAAATAGAGCAGTTGCATGTTCTGTCACTTACATGGACCAAAGAGTGGCTTTTAAGATGTCCACTTTGTGTAAATCTTTTACCGCAAACTGAACAGCTATATGGTTTCTCATCTGTGTGGACAAAAGCGTGTCTTTTTAAAGATCCACTCTGTGTGAAACGTTTCCCACATATAGAACAACTGAATGGTTTCTCCCCAGTGTGAACAAAGGCGTGTTCTTTAAGAT comes from Cheilinus undulatus linkage group 16, ASM1832078v1, whole genome shotgun sequence and encodes:
- the LOC121523868 gene encoding zinc finger and SCAN domain-containing protein 31-like, whose product is MSKAHMLRSLVNQRLNAAVEEVFELIEKTMAEYEEQLRASKEENHRQQKLLDAVSNPEVQIYRTVFPVEAQQLSVSQEEVSHEKQQARSSSLNQEIVIKEELEEQRRSQEGQQLQGTEEGDINKFTLSPVPVKSEDVEDDEDNTQSSQLHQTQTEGMETDCDREGCGEPGAARHCDPERNLQPESEVKTKDSSESETDDSDHWEKTTENQPGSNSEENIRNQRFNHKGHLRDDMRSHIGEKPFSCSECGKSFHTENCLTYHMHSHKGEKPLSCPKCRKKFTWTTNLIKHMLVHTKQRHFSCSKCGKSFYTKNKLTAHMRTHTGGKPFSCTHCSEIFTHSTDLIEHMAIHMRQKSFKC